From the genome of Salvia splendens isolate huo1 chromosome 7, SspV2, whole genome shotgun sequence:
attggataatcatgggataattagtcatagctaacctcctatgactaaaataatctcacaactcaatcttatattatatcttggtattattttatctaggaaaccgaacaccaccttagAATATTTTGGGATCAAATACCTAATTTTTCAGATCGGGTATCTACATAAATCAGATTGGACAAACTATTCACTATTGGCATCAATCTTAATCTATTCCTCCATGAAAACCcttgaaacaaaaaatattaaaataaaaaactactaTTAACATTTAATCGGTttagttaataaaataaaagctcAAAGGTCGATTTTTCCATTTTCTGTGTGGTGTTTACTTAAAAATGTTAGAACTcgtcattttaattttaaacatATCAAACgattaaataaaattgacaaTTTACCTTTAAAATAGATGAAAAACATAAACTCAGTGGGCCAAATTGGAAATAATGAAAACTACAGGGACCGGTTTCTAGTAAAGCACAATAACACTGCGTGGCATCCTCACACTCTTCGTCTCCATTTCTGAAACCACTCTCTCTAAAACATACACATTATATATATAACATTCTTGTGTTTATCGCTGCACCTACACACAcattaacacacacacacacacacacacacacacatcgaTAGGATATATACAGATACGGAACCCTATCTATTATACCTCTCATTtcgttttttttgttgttgtttttgttgTCAATTCGGAACCCTGATTCTGTGTTAGCTCAGCCTTTTCTGGAATTGCATTTGAGAATCTGTTGGAAGCTTTGGATAAAGGAAGTTGAGAATCGACACAAGGTCTTTCTAAATCTGAAATCTAATTATTTGATTCGAGTTTCGTCGATTAATTTGGAGATTGTCTTATTTGTTTATTGTTGATGTTTGAATCTACTCTCTTGTGATTGTGTTTTTTTCGTTAGTGAGCAGTATTTTTGTAGCTTTTGAAGCTCTAGTATTCCCGGTATTCATCGGCGATTGCTGCATCCGAGCTCAGGATTTGGATCAAATTCGAGAAATTGTGTTTCGTCGGGTTTTTAACAATTCGTGCGACTGGAAATGGTTGGGGGTGGGAATAGAAGGGATGACTCGTCGTTTACTGTGAGCAACACCAATGTATTTGCGGCTCTGGAGAgtttgaggaagaagaagaagtctgACAAAGAGAAGGGGGGAAGGGCCACGTCGAAAGCTGCTGGGGCGGAGAAGCCGGTGTTCTGGGCTCCGGCACCTTTGACGGCGAAGTCGTGGGCGGATGTCGACGATGAGGATGATGACGACTACTACGCCACCACTGCTCCTCCCCAAGCAGTGTGGGGTGGTTCGGGTTTGAATGTGCCTGAAGAGAGTCATAAATCTGATGTTGTGGAGGTATACATAGTGAAGATTATGCTGCATCATGCATTCATGTGTTATTTTTTGGATTTATCTTAGTATTGATAGCTAGAAGGTCCCTAGTTCTCTAGTGCTTGATTTATCTTATTTGGACATGCTTGTGACTGATTGTGAGCATGTATGAATTATGATGATAGTGGATtcatcaatttttaattattgctTTGGAGATTCCATGTCCATGGAGATGAAAGTGTTTAGCACACATGCTTTGTTACACTATCTATTTGTTATGGAGTTCTCTTTTAAGTCATGATTTGCATCGTATGCAATATCCGTCGGGAATGTAAGTACATTTTAGTTGACTAGACTTTGTTATGTCTTGCTAAGTGTAGCTAAATTAATTCCTAGCCCCGTTTCTCGTCATTTATGTGAAACAGCTGTCAGTGTAATTTGATGTAATCCTTTGTCATATATGGTTTGGTTGAATTGCTTGTAGAAACAATCATTGAAATGCAGCTCAGAGTGTGTAATTTGGGTGTTAATGTGGCATGTTATTTATTTGTATGAATGACAAGATGCGAGCTTCCACTTGTTATTTAATGTTGCTACAACTGGAAATTTGTGTTTTGTCATGGATCTAAAGTATGACGTCTGTACTGCAGAATCAATAATCTAGTTTTCTGGTGATTGTGCTTtcattctcaaaacaaaaagaaaGTTTTCCAAATGTTTGATCAAAATATAGAAGTTCATGGCTCAAAATGTTATGTGCTTTGCTGAACCATTGAACTTCTGAAATTGGGGTTTTGGAATCAAATACATAATTCCAGAGGCATCATGCATCTGATCTCGAATGTGTGTATGCTCTTAGCATCATACATAATTACAGAGGCATTAGTTGCTGCTAGAGTTTGTCGCTTACCTCCATGTTTATATACCTATTGTTGAGTCCATTGACTGTTTGAGTTTGCTGTGCTGTTCATTGATAGACATATATTCCTCTAATTAATGTAATGTTTTTGCTTTTGTTCATGGATCCGGGGTTTGTTGGAGAAGGTGCAGACCGTGCAATACTATATGCATTGTTACAATAGTGAAATTGAACAATAGCTAGTGTACTTATCTTGATTGTAACCCTTCTTCAGGATGTTCTTATGATCTTCCTTTCCAGTTTCCACTATCACCGGCCAAGTATTTGATTGAACCTGTTTAAGTGACTCTACATATCTGTCTCTCTCCCCTCCCCATGATTGATAGGACAGTTCTTAGTTCTTACACAACATCTTTTTCTGCCCTGACCAATAGAGATTCTGATGGTTTATGACTCATGCTGAAATAATACATCTGAGAATGGAATCATTGTGAAGATTCCTTGCTGCTAATGAATTAACACATTTATAAATCTTGTGCATTGGAAATGAGTGAATTGCATATTTTACACATAATAGCTAATTCACCTATTGCAGGAAAGTGAAAGTGAGGATGAACTTCTTGACGAAGGTGATGATGATGTGGAAGATGGGCATGACCAGGAATCAGAGATTGAAGAACAGCCTGAGCCACTGGTTATGAAGCCTGCAGAAACTTCATCAGCACCTAAAGAGACTGAAAGACAGCTTTCTaaaaaagagagaaggaaaatggAGCTAGCTGAGCTAGAGGCGATTTTagctgattttggtgtgaacCCCAAAGAGAAAGCTGAAGATGAGGCACCATCTGGTAACTTTCTCTCTTGAGAATCAATCGTTCTATTATAATTTTTTGGAAAGTCAGAGAAAAAAGCAGTtttgattattttcttgttttgttGACGTCCTTTTCTTGTGCTATTGATAAGAAGGATAAAAATATCAGTGCTTTTATTGTGCAGATGTTACgaaagagcagaaagaagaacaATCAAACGGGAAGGCTGATAAGAAGGATAATCCCCCTGCCGAGTCCAAAACtgcaaagaagaagaaaaagaaggccACCAAAGAGGTGAAGGAGCCTCAGGACCAGTCCAATAGCTCGGAGGTTCCCAACGGACAAGAGGAGACTGCTGGAACCGAGCAGGTGGAAGAAGACACCTCTGCTGTTGACGTGAAAGAGAGGCTGAAGAGGGTAGCCTCttccaagaaaaagaaatcaaataAGGAGATGGATGCTGCAGCAAGAGCCGCTGCTGTGGAAGCTACTGCTAGGAGTAAAAGACTAGCTGCTGCcaagaagaaagagaagaacCATTACAACCAGCAGCCAATCCGGTAAGATATATAAATAGATCATTGAATCTACATAGAGATGGAAATGCGATTTTATTGCTCACGAATAAACTTGGAGCCCCTCCCTCCCCCTGAGTCCTCTTGTTTCATGATCGAAGAACTTTGATATGACGTTTACATGACCCCAGATATGATGATTTTGGTTATTAAACTCAGTTTCATGTATCCTTTTTAGGCCTTGTTTCATAATCAATCCATTTTGCTATGaacaaaatatgacaaattctGAAATGGGATTTGGGCAATATAAGATACTGGTTCCTATAGTTTTAAAATCTGATTCATCACATTTCTCTCTTatcatttatttcatttattagtgatccattttttattttgatttcatttttcttatgattaatatatcaataaaattagatTTATTTTACAAAGCTTTATATACATTATTGTATATAGACAATCGTGTAATGCGataatatatatagatatatggttgagtgttatattgctaactaaaTACTTAATTACTActtacaattaaataatagccattagatattcaaattaaggtCCTACATCAGCCACGGAATATCAATATCATCAACAAAAACATCAATAAGGgcattaaggtcaatttacaacaaattagttgtaattaacttttgaaaaaaatctaataactttaaaataaatataactttctcgatttaaattattttttcgcacaaaatatatcaaattaaagataattcataaggattctaacgagatctcacttgcatatgttctgatgtcaaaaaatttgaatttttttgttcaaaaaattcataaatttcatAAACGACTTTATATCAGTACACGACatataatatgtcaatacaatgtcaatatgaaattgtattaaCATTGTCATGTCTctgtgttgatgtatttcatacatttgattgacattgtgtttctaaaccctaaatttgatagttgctattattttttaatattaaaaaataaaaaacgaaattaCATGATAAATTGTAGACCACGAGATTTCTAAAATCGtatgatcttaaattagttgtagttagcaattaaatgatagatatatatattattgctataaattaaatattgtatccaatatattatatctatacactaaaataaaatttattttaaattaagaaaGTATTGTGCATATATAAATACATAATAATAACAAGTAAATAGATATAATATTGCATTAGATGATTATCCATGAATAACAAGAGTATataaattttggaaaaataaggcaatttttttgatataataatgttaagaaaaaataaattcaaatgcattgcataaataatagtaagagaaaattaagataaatcaataaataaaaattaaagaggAGAGAATGAGAAGAAGTTAAAGTAAGTGAGATGAGAGATGAATAGATTATGTAAATGTGTTAAAATAATTCTTCATGAAAGAAATGTTCGAAAATAGTAACAACACACCTCAAACACGATTGTGTCTTGTAATATTTCACTAACAAATATCGAAAATATACAAACACCATTATTCATAGACTATTTTTTGGTAGTTCACTCCCTcaatatattattctctttcaaTTAGTCATTAGCATtaatatatcaaaatatttCAATTAGTCACTAgcattaatatattaatatatcaaaatattttagttttattactGTGATCAATCACCATCTTCACTCATAATTCGTTTTTAATTATCATTATTACTATTTATAAGAAAATTATACTACCAATTACTTTAATTAACACTCGTATTATAAATACATCACAAGTCATATTTTTAATCCTTGTGTAAAttgaaatcataaaaaaaagacaAGTGACTTCATAAACGGAAAACGTCAAATTCTACTACTTTCGAATAGAATtaaatactaaaataataatattattataaagtaaaataaatcctccgtcttattttaattttctatttcttcGATCCTTCTCCACTCTGATTCCAGAATTCTCACTTTAATTCTTCCCCAATTTGTTGCTATTACTTTCGATTTTCCGATTCAACTTCAGGTGATCACCGATCGTAGCAGTTCGTTCCCCGCGCTCTCAACCTAAGGTGAGAATTCTTCTCCATTCGTCGCATGCGAGCtcgtgattgcatactgtagtTATTGTTTCAAGCTGTGAATCATGAATCTTTTGTTTCGTTATCTTATTCATCTCAATTTTTTTAAGCGTATGATCATGCAGTTTCTTGCCTGAATCCTGCTTTGTCGCATCGTCGACGTGATGTGTAAATGGATGGATTGAATTTGGCGTTTATTTTCTGCTGAGAAGCGATGGAAATGCGAAATTAAGAGAGAGTAATGAATTCAGCGCGTTATTTAATAAGTTGCATGCTAATCTTGGGGACTGGTTTTGCTGTTGCTTAAATTATTGATCAACAAATGAATTGATTGTAATTTGATTAGATGATTGTGGAATCTATGTTATCCAGCTGCTTAAGGTGAATGCTTGTGAAGTTTCTTCTTATGAGAGAGTCATAAATATTATTGAAGCAATTTTACTTCTGCTTTTCATAATTACAATTTTTCATTTGTATTTTCtagttttttatttcaaatagGAAACAGTTTTCTTTTGTACTTCTGTTTATGCATCcaatctcttttatttttgtattggTTTTGTGCGCAAAGAGTGAGAACTGATGTGAGAATAAATGAAAATGTTTCCAATTGTCTTTCTTGCTTTGGTCAGTGTTTTAGGGAACTGTTGGGAGAGTAAGTGCTTTGTTTCTCAGTGCTACTCATGATTATTAAAACCAGAAAGTATTGGATATGTATTTCTGGTTTAGATTTGATAACAATTGAGGAACGATTTGAGTATCAAGATCAATCGGTTGAAGATTGGAATGAAATTgtaaaggaaattttattcaCTGGAATGAGAAAAAACGAGAGCGAGAAGATGAGCTACAGTATATCAAACTAACTACTGAAAAAAGCTATttaacagaaactaaaactaacggctagtttcaatcctacggctaggattaaaacttgactaacaaacagatctaacggctgccggaaacgagttgtcataacagccgaactgccgagctgccgagcttgacgagcttgacgagcttgccgatcttgacgagcttgccgaacttgccgaGCTTGATGAGCTTACCGAATTTGGCGAACTTGAacgagcttgccgaacttgccgaGCTTGGCGAGCCCGAACTTGCCGAACTTGAacgagcttgccgaacttggtgcttgagccatcacaatctaccaacaaactccaccttgatTGCTCAATCACCAACCAAACTCTTCCTTTCCAGTCCCACTAGTTTCAAACATAGCAGAAACTTTTCCTTAGGCAATGGTTTAGTTAACATGTCTGCCGGGTTCTCTGAAGTATGAACTTTGAAGACTTTCACATTGCCTCTTTCAATCTCCTCCCTGATGAAGTGATAccgcacatcaatgtgctttgATCTCTCGTGATAAGCTTGATGCTTGGCCAGAAATAGGGCACTATTATTGTCACAGCCAACTGCTATCGCCCCTTGCTCAATCCCAAGATCAGACAACATTCCTTTCAACCAGAAACTCTCTTTGATTGCAGCAGCAAGTGAGATAAATTCTGCTTCCGTTGTGGAAAGTGCCACCACACTTTGGAGACTTGATTTCCAGCTAATAGCAGACCCAAACATTGTGAATATGTATGCCGACtgagactttctgttgtctaagTTACCAGCAAAGTCCGAGTCACAATATCCCACAATAGCATCAGCTCCACCTCCATCATTCACTCCATATAGAATGCCTACATTCCCAGCACCCCTTAGATATCTCATCAACCATTTGAGAGCAATCCAATGTTCTCTTCCATGATTTGCCATAAACCGGCTGACAACACTTGTGGCTTGTGCTATATCTGCTCTGGTGCTGATCATAGCATACATAATGCTCCCTACTATATTAGCATAGGGTATCTTCATCATTTCTCTGGACTCAGCCTCACTGTTGGGCCTCTGATCAGCCTTGAGCTTGAAGTGCATTGCTAGTGGAGTAGCCACTGCCTTCATATTCTCCACCTTGAACCTTCTCAGCAACTTTGATATATAATCAGATTGTGTGAGCCATAATTGCCTTTTAGCTCTATCTCTGATAATGTTCATGCCTAAGATTCTTCTTGCTGGCCCgaggtctttcatttcaaacgcAGCATTGAGTTCATCCTTCACTTCTTGCACTGCCTTCTTGCTAGCTCCAGCAAcaagcatgtcatctacataaagtAGAAGATATGTAGGTTGTATGCCCCTTTTTCTGACATATACACAGGAGTCATAACTTGATCTCTGAAAACCAATCTTGATCATATAATCATCAAAagtcttattccactgtctactAGCCTGCTTCAAACCATATATACTTCTTTTCAGCAAgcatactttattttcattcCCTGGTTTGATGAAGCCTTCAGGCTGGGCCATGTAGATTGTTTCCTCTAGTCCTCCATGTAAGAAGGCCGTTTTCACATCAAGCTGCtccaattccagatccaacttAGCAACCAAAGCCAGCAACATTCGAATTGAAGAATGCTTTACAACCGGTGAGAAGACCTCATTGAAATCAACTCCATGctcttgagtgaatcctctagccACTAACCGGGCTTTAAATCTGATCTGATCACCCTCAGCACCTTCCAGCTTCTTTTTGAATATCCATTTACAGCTGATAACCTTCCTTCCATCAGGTTTCTCAACCAATATCCAAGTGCCATTTTTCAGTAGAGAATCAATTTCATCCACCATTGCTTTCATCCACTTTTCCCATTCTTTGCTCTCCATTGCTTCCTTATATGAGGATGGCTCTATATACTCAACATCTTCAGCCacacataatgcataaaatagCATCTCAGAATCATCAAATCTTGATGGCAGCTTGATCTTTCTTCTGACTCGATCCCTAGCCAGCTGGTAGTTTTCCAGATTATCTGGAGGCTGTGTTTGTGTCTCATTCTGAGCACTCTGAGGCTCAGTGACTTCTTCACTCTCCCCATGTTTCTCATGCCTCCCATGCTCCACCTCAAAGTCAGCTTTACCAACAGAATCAGTCACAGAATCAGGCTTCTCAACTATCACTCTGTTCTTATCCAGAAAAGGCATTTCAGTTTCAGAGAATACAACATCTCTACTAATCACAATCTTGTGATTCCCTGGCTCTACACACCACAAACGATATCCCTTCACCCCAGGTTGATATCCCAATATCACACACCTAATAGCCCGAGCATCCAACTTCCCTTGTTTGAGATGAGCATATGCCTTGCAGCCAAACACTCTCAATGTGGTGTAATCTCCATGGCTGCCATACCATCTAAAATCAGGTGTGTCTCCCTCTATACTTGATGAGGGACATTTGTTGATAAGTTTCACAGCCGTGGATGCAGCCTCAGCCCAAAACTTCTTCTCAAGTCCAGATGAGAGGAGCatacacctcaccctctctaatATGGTTCTATTTGCCCTTTCTGCTATGCCATTCTGCTGAGGATTCAGAGGTACAGTCCGGTGCCTTTTAATTCCCCTCTCCTTACAAAAGTTATCAAACTCTTTGGAGAGATACTCCAAGCCGTTATCAGTCCTCAAACATTTAAGAACCACTGACTTCTCCTTTTCCACTTCCAGGCACCATTGCTTGAACTTACTAAAAGCCTCTGATTTCTCTTTCAAAATGTATATCCACATTTTTCTAGAGTAGTCATCTATGATACTCATATAATACTTCCCTCCACCTACTGACACCACAGATGCAGGACCCCACAAGTCACTATGGGCATAATCAAGAGTGGATGTGGAAGTGTGCTTGCCTTTGGGATAGGGCTGTTTCTTGGACTTACCCAAAATGCATTCCTCACATGGAGTAGTGTCCATCTGCCCAGAACTTTGTATAATCCCCTTCTTGGCCAGCTCCTTAATGCTTCCCTCAGCTGCATGAGCAAGCCGCATATGCCAGATTTTGAAGTCATCAGCCTTCACAATATTTGCCTGTGCAGTAGGGATCTCAACACTAGCCAGTAGATAGTACAAGCTTCCCCTCCTTTCAGCTTCCATCACCACTCTTTGATCCTTGGAAACTGTCATTTTTCCCCCAGTAGAGCAGAATGTATATCCCTTGCGTTCAAGAAGCCCAAGTGAAATGAGATTCCTCTTGATGTCAGGTATATATCTCACTTCACTTATAATCTTCACAGATCCATCTTGCATTCTCAGCCTGATCTTGCCTATACCTTGGATGGTACAAACCTGGTTGTTGCCCAATATAACCGATCCAGTCATCTCTTGGATCTCCTCAAACCAGCCAAGATTCGGACTCATATGCAGACTACACcccgagtccatgatccaagatCCTCCCAGACCACCCTCCATCACATTCAGAATTTCTGGCACATCAGTTTCCTCAACACAGTCAGTGGATGGAACACGGTTTCCACCACCATTTGcttgccttcttttccatgcgaaGCAATCCTTTTTGAGGTGACccggcttcttgcaccaatgacATGAGCGGGTTTCCTTTTGATTATTTGATGGAGTTTTCTGATTTTCTTGGCTCGGCTTCTGAAACCTCTTGACTCCCTTGAACTTCTTGACATTTAGGCTCTCAGCCATAGCCTCTGGATTCTTAGAACCTGACTTCTGAATTTCCTTTGCTCTTATGGCCGACTGAACTTCAACAAGGGTGATAGTACCCTCTCGGCCATACAATATGGCATCTCGTAGCTGATCAAATGACTTCGGCAGAGCATTCAAAAGTAATATTGCCTTATCTTCATCCCCTATCGAGGCGTCgatattttcaagatcatcGACCGCCTTATTGAAGTCTTCAAGTTGCTCCAATATCCCTTTATCATCCAAGAATCGATAGGAGTATAACCGCTGCTTCATGAGCAGCCTATTGGCCAAGGACTTAGCCATGTACAAGTCTTCGAGCTTCGCGATTATTCCGGCTGCAGTCTTTTCTTTTGCAACCTCTCGAAGAACTTTATCCCCGAGGCATAGCACAATTGCACTATGAGCTTTCGCCTCGATCTCAGCTCGTTTAAGGATCTCCTTTTCGTCAAGATCCATCTTCTCCCCTTTCTCCGACTTGTCCTCCTTTCCGCCCGCCTCCAACGCCGAAGCCAGGCCTTGATGAATCAGCATAGCCCGCATTTTCATCCGCCATAAGCCGAAATCATTCCTACCCGTGAATTTCTCGGCCTCAAACCTAGAAGCCATAACACCCTCCAATCTTACCACCGAAAGAACAAATCAGAAATCAATCGCGCCTcccgattcccacagacggcgccaatttgatAACAATTGAGGAACGATTTGAGTATCAAGATCAATCGGTTGAAGATTGGAATGAAATTgtaaaggaaattttattcaCTGGAATGAGAAAAAACGAGAGCGAGAAGATGAGCTACAGTATATCAAACTAACTACTGAAAAAAGCTATttaacagaaactaaaactaacggctagtttcaatcctacggctaggattaaaacttgactaacaaacagatctaacggctgccggaaacgagttgtcataacagccgaactgccgagctgccgagcttgacgagcttgacgagcttgccgatcttgacgagcttgccgaacttgccgaGCTTGATGAGCTTACCGAATTTGGCGAACTTGAacgagcttgccgaacttgccgaGCTTGGCGAGCCCGAACTTGCCGAACTTGAacgagcttgccgaacttggtgcttgagccatcacaatctaccaacaaGATTTATGGGAATAAATTCAAGTATATTTTTTCTACAATCGCTCAGTATGTGCAGGATCAAGCTTGTTGTTTGTAGATCAGAACTTGGTTGGCGTTATTGAACTCATTTTCTTGAATATGTTCACATAATGCTCCTCATGAATCCGCTTAGCCTTGAGCAAACGCGCCATGGTGTAAAAATAGTTGTATTGAGACCATCATAGCTTCTTGTTAGTTGTTATGTCTGCATTTTGCTACATAATGGTTGTGTTTAGAGATATTACCATGCTTATATAGTTAAATGTTTATTCGTAATGCTAGAATACTTTCACCATTCTCACAATTCTCACTATCTCAGAGTTGCAGCAATGAAGACAGGATCTTCTTTAAATCCTAACGCAGCAGCCTACGTGCCACTCTTTaaaagaggtgctgctgatgtAAACAAAGAATTCGGTTCACATCAAGAGTTTAACAGTGAGGATGAGGTTGGCCAATTTGGCTATCGTCATGTAAATACACAGCACCAAAATGTTATTCAACGTCATTCCCAGATTGCTGGTGCTCCCCAAATTGCTGAATATCCGAAATGGAAAGATAATTACCGTAATGGATTTGTTGCTTCAACGTCACAATACCCGGAGAAGCCAAGCATTGATGAAGACTCTGACATCGACCTGACGTACATGCAAATGAACTTTCCTGAAATATCATTGGAGTCTCTTTCTGACGTCTATCAAGCCAGCGGATGTGATTTATATTCTGCAATCGACATGCTACACCATCTTGAGGTATTATTGCCAGAATTTTCAGTTTACTATTTAAGCTTTGAAACGTTTTTTCCACTTTCTGAGAATTCTATTTCCCTATCGAAATGAGGTTTCATGtgcattttttattgtattcttcATTATCATGCTGCAAAATGGCTGATTGGGTTTTATATTCGGATGCAAAACAACTTCTAAGATGCATCCACAtcccttttcttatcattttGTCGTACAATTAGGCTGAAATCTTATGCCTGGTCTTGCTCAATATCACTG
Proteins encoded in this window:
- the LOC121811368 gene encoding polyadenylate-binding protein-interacting protein 6-like, encoding MKTGSSLNPNAAAYVPLFKRGAADVNKEFGSHQEFNSEDEVGQFGYRHVNTQHQNVIQRHSQIAGAPQIAEYPKWKDNYRNGFVASTSQYPEKPSIDEDSDIDLTYMQMNFPEISLESLSDVYQASGCDLYSAIDMLHHLEMFPDDSSDKLPDTLDIGDIPDSAPVKAPLEAKNAASGASTSASSDIPAKS
- the LOC121740803 gene encoding neurofilament heavy polypeptide-like, with amino-acid sequence MVGGGNRRDDSSFTVSNTNVFAALESLRKKKKSDKEKGGRATSKAAGAEKPVFWAPAPLTAKSWADVDDEDDDDYYATTAPPQAVWGGSGLNVPEESHKSDVVEESESEDELLDEGDDDVEDGHDQESEIEEQPEPLVMKPAETSSAPKETERQLSKKERRKMELAELEAILADFGVNPKEKAEDEAPSDVTKEQKEEQSNGKADKKDNPPAESKTAKKKKKKATKEVKEPQDQSNSSEVPNGQEETAGTEQVEEDTSAVDVKERLKRVASSKKKKSNKEMDAAARAAAVEATARSKRLAAAKKKEKNHYNQQPIR